A genomic segment from Triticum dicoccoides isolate Atlit2015 ecotype Zavitan chromosome 1A, WEW_v2.0, whole genome shotgun sequence encodes:
- the LOC119273094 gene encoding putative FBD-associated F-box protein At5g56440, producing MPESVVPGGEDRIGALPDDLLRRVLSFLTSRESVCTCVLARRWRHLWKSVPVVRVMAPVPIDREGEEELWFVNSLLLLRDRAPLHEVDIRTYLDDPSAPLNVELWLRYAASCHVRVLRVWVLRVYSRRLQLPNVTLICQHLTVLDFAGMKFEEPTLNFSSCPMLEVLKMYDCKISAEKILCKSLRHLTMEICRFDLYGRTRISCPSLTALKLVDNLGWTPSLESMPLLVTALVRFDEEWYERQACYDHCLNGGYYGDCDDELCPSCLCHGDDCVLLKGLCDATNLKLTSAPQAIICTRDFKWCHTFSKLKTLFLNEWCLAAAFGGLVYFLQHSPILERLTLQLRFDEQQSMDGKDESYKPREQFLVSKNLKVVKIKCCKEDERIHQIVKILVSLGVPPDLIDNQQNSVQSDCSSFEQE from the exons ATGCCTGAGAGCGTGGTGCCCGGCGGGGAGGACCGCATCGGCGCCCTCCCGGACGATCTCCTCCGCCGCGTGCTGTCGTTCCTTACCTCGCGCGAGTCCGTCTGCACATGCGTGCTCGCTCGCCGCTGGCGCCACCTCTGGAAGTCCGTGCCCGTGGTGCGCGTCATGGCGCCGGTGCCCATCGATAGAGAAGGGGAGGAAGAGCTCTGGTTTGTTAATTCGCTGCTTCTCCTCCGCGACCGGGCGCCGCTGCATGAGGTCGATATCAGAACCTACCTCGACGACCCATCCGCACCCCTCAACGTTGAGCTGTGGCTCCGATATGCGGCATCCTGCCATGTTCGGGTGCTTCGAGTTTGGGTGCTTCGAGTTTACAGTCGGCGTCTGCAGCTACCCAACGTGACTCTCATCTGCCAGCACCTGACAGTATTAGATTTCGCTGGTATGAAATTTGAGGAACCCACTCTGAATTTTTCAAGCTGCCCAATGCTAGAGGTATTAAAGATGTATGATTGTAAAATCAGCGCCGAGAAGATCTTGTGCAAATCGTTAAGGCATCTAACTATGGAGATATGCCGTTTTGACCTGTATGGCCGCACTCGTATCTCTTGCCCAAGTCTCACTGCCTTGAAACTAGTTGACAATTTGGGTTGGACTCCTTCCCTTGAGAGCATGCCGTTATTGGTAACGGCACTTGTCAGGTTTGATGAAGAATGGTATGAACGTCAAGCGTGTTATGATCATTGTCTTAATGGTGGTTACTATGGGGACTGTGATGATGAGTTATGTCCTTCTTGCCTCTGTCATGGCGATGACTGTGTGCTTCTAAAAGGTCTATGTGACGCTACAAATTTGAAGTTGACAAGTGCTCCTCAAGCG ATTATTTGCACCAGGGATTTTAAATGGTGCCATACATTTAGCAAGTTAAAAACATTGTTTCTCAATGAGTGGTGTCTGGCTGCTGCCTTCGGTGGACTGGTTTACTTTCTTCAGCACTCACCAATTCTAGAGAGGCTTACCCTTCAACTTAGATTTGATGAG CAACAATCTATGGATGGAAAAGATGAAAGCTACAAGCCAAGAGAACAATTTTTGGTATCGAAGAATCTTAAAGTAGTCAAAATCAAGTGTTGCAAGGAAGATGAAAGGATTCACCAAATTGTAAAGATCCTTGTTAGCCTTGGAGTACCTCCTGATCTTATTGACAACCAACAGAACAGTGTGCAGTCTGATT GCTCCAGTTTCGAGCAGGAGTAG